In the genome of Pseudarthrobacter sp. IC2-21, one region contains:
- a CDS encoding uroporphyrinogen-III synthase, with amino-acid sequence MNALAPAEAPQADEAPDAAGSPLEGFRIGVTSHRRSRDLIEALERRGAEVLHAPALKIAPVQEDMRLIEDTRTVITARPDICIATTAYGMRRWCEAADSFGIGEELLETLGACRMFVRGPKARGAVRAAGLADVGISSDETTATLVDMLLAEGVRGKTVAVQLHGYTDVRQLERLRMSGATVLTVTPYRWVKPDGEDRLPRLIEAACSGNLDVLTFTSAPAVDAMWSTAHEMGVYKELIHSLKTNVTTAVVGPVTAQPLLDAGVTPLIPERFRMGALIRLVCEHLALNHVRRLDTASGNIELRGRSLRVDGQPVELAPAPLLLLRALLGAGGAVLSREALSDLLELRGSVHALDMTVSRLRSSLPDGRLVETVVKRGYRIRV; translated from the coding sequence ATGAACGCACTGGCACCGGCAGAAGCTCCGCAGGCCGACGAAGCACCCGACGCCGCGGGCTCCCCGCTGGAAGGCTTCCGCATCGGGGTGACCTCGCACCGCCGCTCCCGGGACCTCATCGAGGCCCTGGAACGCCGCGGCGCTGAAGTTTTGCACGCCCCCGCACTGAAGATCGCGCCCGTGCAGGAGGACATGCGGCTGATCGAGGACACCAGGACCGTCATCACGGCCCGACCGGACATCTGCATTGCCACCACGGCCTACGGCATGCGCCGCTGGTGCGAGGCGGCTGATTCCTTCGGTATCGGCGAGGAGCTGCTGGAGACCCTGGGCGCCTGCCGGATGTTCGTCCGGGGCCCCAAGGCCCGGGGTGCCGTCCGCGCGGCCGGACTTGCCGACGTCGGAATCAGCAGCGACGAAACCACCGCAACACTGGTGGACATGCTGCTGGCCGAAGGTGTCCGGGGCAAAACCGTCGCGGTGCAGCTGCACGGCTACACGGATGTCCGGCAGCTGGAACGCCTGCGCATGTCCGGTGCCACCGTGCTGACTGTCACCCCGTACCGCTGGGTGAAGCCCGACGGCGAGGACCGGCTTCCGCGCCTCATCGAGGCGGCGTGCAGCGGGAACCTGGATGTGCTCACCTTCACGAGCGCGCCCGCGGTGGACGCCATGTGGAGCACGGCGCACGAAATGGGCGTGTACAAAGAGCTGATCCACAGCCTCAAGACCAACGTCACCACCGCCGTGGTCGGCCCCGTGACGGCGCAGCCGCTGCTGGACGCCGGCGTCACCCCGCTGATTCCCGAACGGTTCCGGATGGGTGCCCTGATCCGGCTGGTCTGCGAGCACCTCGCCCTGAACCACGTCCGCCGGCTGGACACCGCGTCCGGCAACATCGAATTGCGCGGCCGGAGCCTGCGGGTGGACGGGCAGCCTGTGGAGCTGGCCCCGGCGCCGCTGCTGCTGCTGCGTGCCCTGCTGGGCGCCGGCGGGGCGGTGTTGTCCCGGGAAGCGCTCTCGGACCTGCTCGAACTGCGGGGCTCCGTCCATGCCCTGGACATGACCGTCAGCCGGCTCCGCTCCTCCTTACCGGACGGCAGGCTGGTGGAGACGGTGGTCAAACGGGGGTACCGGATCCGGGTGTGA
- the cobA gene encoding uroporphyrinogen-III C-methyltransferase — protein sequence MQLSIDLTGRDVLVTGSDHAARQAVRRYEAAGAVVYRLSTPQGAEHDGPLPDRPFLVAAVDDGQPGWESMLGRCRAAGIPLAAEPAAGPVGHVTLVGGGPGTTELLTVAAVSALRDADVVFYDRLAPCQDLPVLTSAELVDVGKKPGHHKVGQADIEKLMVASALDGNNVVRLKGGDPYVFGRGGEEVAACVAAGVPVRVIPGVTSAISVPAAAGIPVTHREVSHMFTVVSGHAPLTDKEHLHLAGLGGTIVVLMGIGTLHQLAAGLRKAGMRPDMPMAVVERGYRPGQRTTIADLGTITSAAAGCSNPAVLVIGEVVRVAEANRGHAEAAADLDRLAASLLGS from the coding sequence ATGCAGCTCAGTATTGATCTGACCGGCAGGGACGTCCTGGTCACCGGCTCCGACCACGCCGCACGCCAGGCGGTGCGCCGCTACGAAGCCGCGGGCGCCGTCGTCTACCGCCTCAGCACCCCGCAGGGTGCCGAGCATGACGGCCCGCTCCCCGATCGGCCCTTTCTGGTGGCAGCGGTCGACGACGGCCAGCCGGGCTGGGAGTCCATGCTGGGCAGGTGCCGCGCAGCCGGCATCCCGCTGGCGGCCGAGCCTGCCGCCGGTCCCGTTGGACACGTCACCCTGGTGGGCGGCGGCCCCGGCACCACCGAGCTGCTGACCGTCGCCGCCGTCAGCGCCCTCCGCGACGCCGACGTGGTGTTCTACGACCGGCTGGCCCCCTGCCAGGACCTGCCGGTCCTGACCTCGGCCGAGCTGGTGGATGTGGGCAAAAAGCCCGGCCACCACAAGGTCGGCCAGGCGGACATCGAAAAGCTGATGGTCGCCTCCGCACTGGACGGCAACAACGTGGTCCGGCTGAAAGGCGGGGATCCCTACGTCTTCGGCCGCGGCGGCGAGGAAGTGGCTGCCTGCGTGGCGGCCGGCGTGCCGGTCCGCGTCATCCCGGGCGTCACCAGCGCGATCTCCGTCCCGGCAGCGGCCGGCATCCCTGTCACGCACCGCGAGGTCAGCCACATGTTCACCGTGGTCTCCGGGCACGCCCCGCTGACCGACAAGGAACACCTGCACCTGGCAGGACTGGGCGGCACCATCGTGGTCCTGATGGGCATCGGCACGCTGCACCAGCTCGCAGCCGGGCTGCGCAAGGCCGGCATGCGCCCCGACATGCCCATGGCCGTCGTCGAACGCGGCTACCGTCCCGGCCAGCGCACCACCATAGCTGACCTGGGCACCATCACCTCCGCCGCTGCCGGGTGCAGCAATCCCGCCGTGCTGGTCATCGGTGAAGTGGTCCGCGTGGCCGAAGCAAACCGCGGGCACGCCGAGGCCGCCGCAGACCTGGACAGGCTGGCGGCCTCGCTGCTGGGTTCGTGA
- the nirB gene encoding nitrite reductase large subunit NirB: protein MTEQTSSTENQRRIVVAGGGPAAHRFADAMHSRGLEGWHVTVLTEEAHLPYDRVALSKALTDTGVDLTLGSASMWDHDSLDLKTGERVVKINPDTRTVETAAGTTVAYDHLVVATGSSAARLPIPGAEHVHVYRTLEDVWSISKAIGELTDKLGRKITAVTIGGGLLGLESAAGTEQLGATPVVINGAPWLMNTQLDEGAGQALGRLIEAKGFKVHGGVFPSEVLADEDGQVTGVLMADGRIIDADMVIVAIGVRPRDELFRAAEGEEQLFSLGPRGGVVINDYCATEVEGIWAIGEVANFEGMCLGLVAPANTMAEIVADRLHGGEATFPGFDTATKLKLSGVDVASFGDAFARTEHSLEIVYADPARGVYQKIVTTDDAKTLLGGIFVGDATPYTSLRPLLGRELSAEPGAYLTAAGGGDAPETELPEDAILCSCNNVSAGTIRDTVNGCGACDGNAPVRELSELKGCTRAGTSCGSCVPMLKKLLETELTKSGVEVSKALCEHIELSRQELFDAIRILELTSFEQIMAKYGTGAGCDICKPTIANILASQNSAYVLDAGRGTLQDTNDRALANMQKDGTYSVVPRIAGGEITPKKLGVIAAVAEKYNLYTKITGGQRIDMFGARLEELPEIWKELVDAGFESGQAYGKSLRTVKSCVGSTWCRFGVQDSVAMAIRLELRYRGLRSPHKLKMGVSGCARECAEARGKDVGVIATADGWNLYVGGNGGATPAHAQLLAKDLDDDTLIKYIDRYFMYYIRTADRLQRTARWQEELDGGIRHVEDVVVKDTLGIAEELEAAMARHVDTYVDEWADTLKDPERLRRFRSFVNAPDQKDDSITFVSDERGQFRPATPDEKAAAVPQPVLIGASIPVRARDENEV from the coding sequence GTGACCGAACAGACTTCAAGCACAGAGAACCAGCGCCGCATCGTCGTCGCCGGTGGCGGCCCCGCGGCCCACCGCTTCGCCGATGCCATGCATTCCCGTGGCCTCGAAGGCTGGCACGTTACGGTCCTCACCGAGGAAGCCCACCTGCCGTACGACCGGGTGGCCCTCTCCAAGGCCCTCACGGACACCGGTGTGGACCTGACACTCGGATCGGCTTCCATGTGGGACCACGATTCCTTGGACCTGAAGACCGGCGAGCGCGTCGTGAAAATCAATCCCGACACCCGGACCGTGGAGACCGCGGCCGGCACCACCGTCGCGTACGACCACCTGGTGGTCGCCACCGGATCGAGTGCCGCCCGCCTGCCCATCCCCGGGGCCGAGCACGTGCACGTCTACAGGACGCTCGAAGACGTCTGGTCCATCAGCAAGGCCATTGGTGAGCTCACGGACAAGCTGGGCCGCAAGATCACGGCCGTGACCATCGGCGGCGGGCTGCTCGGGCTCGAGTCGGCGGCAGGCACCGAGCAGCTCGGCGCCACCCCGGTGGTCATCAACGGCGCGCCGTGGCTGATGAACACGCAGTTGGATGAAGGCGCCGGCCAGGCACTGGGCCGCCTCATCGAGGCCAAGGGCTTTAAGGTCCACGGCGGCGTGTTCCCCTCCGAGGTCCTTGCCGATGAAGACGGCCAGGTCACCGGCGTCCTCATGGCCGATGGCCGCATCATCGACGCCGACATGGTCATCGTCGCCATCGGTGTCCGGCCCCGCGACGAACTCTTCCGCGCAGCCGAGGGCGAGGAACAGCTGTTCAGCCTGGGCCCGCGCGGCGGCGTGGTCATCAACGACTACTGCGCCACCGAGGTGGAGGGCATCTGGGCCATCGGTGAAGTAGCCAACTTCGAAGGCATGTGCCTGGGCCTGGTGGCACCCGCGAACACCATGGCGGAGATCGTTGCCGACCGCCTCCACGGCGGCGAGGCCACCTTCCCGGGCTTCGACACCGCCACCAAGCTCAAACTCTCCGGTGTGGACGTGGCCAGCTTCGGCGACGCGTTCGCCCGCACCGAGCACTCACTCGAAATCGTTTACGCCGACCCCGCCCGCGGGGTCTACCAGAAGATCGTCACCACCGATGATGCCAAGACCCTCCTGGGTGGCATCTTCGTGGGCGACGCCACTCCCTACACGAGCCTGCGCCCGCTCCTGGGCCGCGAACTGAGCGCCGAGCCCGGCGCCTACCTGACGGCTGCCGGCGGTGGCGACGCCCCCGAAACGGAACTCCCGGAAGATGCCATTCTCTGCTCCTGCAATAACGTCTCCGCCGGGACCATCCGCGATACCGTCAACGGCTGCGGCGCCTGCGACGGCAACGCACCAGTGCGGGAACTCAGTGAGCTCAAGGGCTGCACCCGCGCCGGGACGAGCTGCGGTTCCTGCGTCCCGATGCTCAAGAAACTGCTGGAAACCGAGCTGACCAAGTCCGGCGTCGAGGTCTCCAAGGCCCTCTGCGAACACATCGAACTCTCCCGCCAGGAGCTCTTCGACGCCATCCGCATCCTGGAGCTGACCTCCTTCGAGCAGATCATGGCGAAGTACGGCACCGGCGCGGGCTGCGATATCTGCAAGCCCACCATCGCCAACATCCTGGCCAGCCAGAACAGCGCCTACGTCCTGGACGCCGGCCGCGGCACCCTGCAGGACACCAACGACCGCGCCCTCGCCAACATGCAGAAGGACGGCACCTACTCGGTGGTCCCCCGCATCGCCGGCGGCGAGATCACCCCGAAGAAGCTCGGCGTCATCGCCGCCGTCGCCGAAAAGTACAACCTGTACACCAAGATCACCGGCGGCCAGCGGATCGACATGTTCGGCGCCCGGCTGGAGGAACTCCCGGAAATCTGGAAGGAACTGGTGGACGCCGGCTTCGAATCCGGCCAGGCCTACGGCAAGAGCCTGCGCACCGTGAAGTCCTGTGTGGGTTCCACGTGGTGCCGCTTCGGCGTCCAGGATTCGGTGGCCATGGCCATCCGGCTCGAACTGCGCTACCGCGGCCTCCGCAGCCCGCACAAACTCAAGATGGGCGTCTCCGGCTGCGCCCGTGAATGCGCCGAAGCCCGCGGCAAGGACGTGGGCGTCATCGCCACCGCCGACGGCTGGAACCTGTACGTCGGCGGCAACGGGGGCGCCACCCCGGCCCACGCCCAGCTGCTGGCCAAGGACCTCGACGACGACACCCTGATCAAATACATCGACCGCTACTTCATGTACTACATCCGGACCGCCGACCGCCTGCAGCGCACTGCACGCTGGCAGGAAGAGCTCGACGGCGGCATCAGGCACGTCGAGGACGTGGTGGTCAAGGACACCCTGGGCATCGCCGAAGAACTCGAAGCCGCGATGGCCAGGCACGTTGACACCTACGTGGACGAATGGGCGGACACCCTCAAGGACCCCGAGCGCCTGCGCCGGTTCCGGTCCTTCGTCAACGCACCGGACCAGAAGGACGACTCCATCACGTTTGTTTCCGACGAACGCGGCCAGTTCCGCCCCGCCACGCCGGACGAGAAGGCGGCAGCCGTCCCGCAGCCCGTCCTCATCGGCGCTTCCATCCCCGTCCGCGCACGCGACGAGAACGAGGTATAG
- the nirD gene encoding nitrite reductase small subunit NirD has protein sequence MTATLELGALADTTEIAAGWHRVCAVAELEPAWGEAALIAGRQVALFRTGPSEVFAVAHQDPATGAHVMARGILGSRGTRPTIVSPLHKEVYDLETGECFGTAAVRLETFRTRIADGFVEVEA, from the coding sequence ATGACGGCAACACTGGAATTAGGCGCACTCGCCGACACCACTGAGATCGCTGCCGGCTGGCACCGGGTTTGCGCCGTGGCGGAGCTTGAGCCTGCCTGGGGCGAGGCGGCACTCATCGCCGGCCGCCAGGTGGCTCTCTTCAGGACCGGCCCCAGCGAGGTTTTTGCGGTGGCACACCAGGACCCGGCCACCGGTGCCCACGTGATGGCCCGCGGCATCCTGGGATCCCGCGGCACCAGGCCGACCATCGTGTCGCCGCTGCACAAGGAGGTTTACGACCTTGAAACCGGCGAATGCTTTGGTACTGCGGCGGTGCGCCTGGAAACGTTCCGGACCCGCATTGCCGACGGGTTCGTCGAGGTCGAAGCCTAG
- a CDS encoding phospho-sugar mutase has translation MTSTDAASLFSQAREWAAQDPDPATAAALTELLQLAEDGSPAANQELADSFSGTLQFGTAGLRAALGPGPNRMNRVVVRRAAAGLAAFLTGAVGEAAPGTRPRAVVGYDARHNSDIFAEETAAIFTAAGIEAFLLPAALPTPLLAFAVRALDCDGGVMVTASHNPPQDNGYKVYLGRHAVEESGRGAQIVAPYDARIASRIASVGTLETIALAADGWTVLDPSLAADYENAVAALADPARFPSRELRIVLTPMHGVGGETAVAVLKEAGFADVTLVAEQAAPDPDFPTVSFPNPEEPGALDLALETAARLDADLVIANDPDADRAAVAAVDPDTGTWRMLRGDEVGALLGAHIVARLAEGEDETPDGGDRAGARAGVFANSIVSSRLLSRIAAAAGYAHEETLTGFKWISRVPGLLYGYEEALGYCVAPDLVRDKDGISAAVLIAEMAAAAKAAGKTIFDTLDELYLQHGLHASDQLSIRVADLGLLDAMMNRLRVSPPESFGSSAVEAFADLAEGSEHLPPTDGLLYLTRDQTRVIIRPSGTEPKLKCYLEVLRPVESAAELPEARQAARLTLDAVVCDVREALGL, from the coding sequence ATGACGTCCACCGATGCCGCCTCCTTGTTCAGCCAAGCCCGGGAATGGGCGGCCCAAGATCCGGATCCCGCCACTGCTGCCGCGCTCACAGAGCTGCTGCAGCTCGCGGAGGACGGTTCTCCCGCCGCCAACCAGGAACTCGCCGACAGCTTCAGCGGCACCCTGCAGTTCGGCACCGCTGGCCTCCGCGCCGCCCTCGGACCCGGGCCCAACCGGATGAACCGCGTGGTGGTGCGCCGTGCCGCCGCCGGCCTCGCGGCCTTCCTGACCGGCGCCGTCGGTGAGGCGGCGCCCGGAACCCGGCCCCGCGCCGTCGTCGGCTATGACGCCCGCCATAACTCGGACATCTTCGCCGAGGAAACGGCAGCCATTTTCACAGCCGCCGGGATTGAGGCCTTCCTGCTGCCGGCCGCACTGCCCACTCCCCTGCTCGCGTTCGCCGTCCGCGCCCTCGATTGCGACGGCGGCGTCATGGTCACCGCCAGCCACAACCCCCCGCAGGACAACGGCTACAAGGTGTACCTGGGGCGGCACGCCGTGGAGGAGAGCGGGCGCGGGGCACAGATCGTGGCGCCTTACGACGCCAGAATCGCCTCGCGGATTGCGTCGGTAGGAACGCTGGAAACCATCGCCCTCGCCGCGGACGGCTGGACGGTGCTGGACCCATCCCTGGCCGCCGACTATGAAAACGCGGTGGCGGCACTCGCCGATCCTGCCCGTTTCCCGTCGCGCGAGCTGCGCATTGTCCTGACCCCCATGCACGGCGTGGGCGGCGAAACAGCCGTGGCAGTACTGAAGGAGGCCGGCTTCGCGGACGTGACCCTGGTGGCTGAACAGGCCGCACCGGATCCGGATTTCCCCACCGTGAGCTTTCCCAACCCTGAGGAGCCCGGCGCCCTCGACCTGGCACTCGAGACCGCCGCGCGCCTGGACGCCGACCTTGTAATCGCCAACGATCCGGACGCCGACCGGGCCGCCGTGGCCGCGGTGGACCCGGACACCGGCACCTGGCGCATGCTGCGCGGGGATGAGGTGGGGGCGTTGCTGGGGGCCCACATCGTGGCGCGCCTGGCCGAGGGTGAGGACGAAACGCCCGACGGCGGCGACAGAGCGGGTGCCCGTGCCGGCGTGTTCGCCAATTCCATTGTGTCCTCGCGGCTGCTCTCCCGCATCGCCGCGGCGGCCGGCTACGCGCATGAGGAAACACTGACAGGCTTCAAGTGGATTTCCCGGGTACCCGGGCTCCTGTACGGCTACGAGGAAGCCTTGGGCTACTGCGTGGCACCTGACCTGGTCCGGGACAAGGACGGCATCTCGGCCGCGGTGCTCATCGCCGAGATGGCCGCCGCCGCCAAAGCTGCCGGCAAGACCATCTTCGACACCCTGGACGAGCTCTACCTGCAGCATGGGCTGCACGCCAGCGATCAGCTGAGTATCCGGGTGGCGGACCTTGGGCTGCTGGATGCCATGATGAACCGCCTGCGCGTCAGCCCGCCCGAGTCGTTCGGATCATCCGCCGTGGAGGCGTTTGCGGACCTGGCCGAAGGCAGTGAACACCTGCCGCCCACGGACGGCCTGCTGTACCTGACCCGTGACCAGACCCGGGTGATCATCCGGCCCAGCGGCACCGAACCCAAGCTCAAGTGCTACCTGGAAGTCCTCCGCCCGGTGGAGTCGGCAGCCGAGCTTCCGGAGGCCCGGCAGGCCGCCCGGCTCACCCTGGATGCGGTGGTCTGCGACGTCCGCGAGGCCCTCGGGCTTTAG